CATCCTGGTAATTGTAGGTTACTACACAATAATACCATATTTCCTTTTCCAGAATACTTTTACTATAAAGCCACTCATCCTGGCTCTCAGGCCCGTCTACCGCAAATGCAAATAAACCATCCCAATTGACACCTAACATTAATCCATTATGGCCGGAACAGTAGTGGAAAATCTTTTTCAGGTTTTTCCAATTGGCTGAAGCCAGGAACGAGGAATCGGATCTGAACCAGAGAGCTACACTGAATGTGGGAGAATCGAACTTATCTTTTGTTCCGGGAACCTTGATCCGGAATTGATCCCCTGACATGTGAATAGCTTTGCCTTTTACTCCATTTACAAGTTGAAGATTTGCTTTGTTCGAATCGACAGCATTGTGTCCGTTTCCACTTACATCATAGAAAGTGTTTTGTTTTGAAGAATCAAAAGACCAGTGTGCAACCGGAGCAGGCATGAATAGAGCGACAATCGTGTCCTTTGAGGTCTCATCCACATGAAGAGGATCAAACCAGACAGATCTCACAGCGCCGTAAGATACTCCGTTTACTCTGATGTCATAGACTACATAATCTTTGTCGGGATTGAAAAAGAAGGTTTGACCGCCCTTGAATACTTTCATTGTTGGGGTTATCTCACCTCCCTGGGTGGAAAATACGGTAACAGTTCGTGTCCCATACTCCTCAGACAGGTTAAGACATGAAACAAACAGAAGTAATAACGGAATTGCATTATAAAAGTGTCTCATGGTTTCTCCATTCCAGAAAATTGATGCACACCATAAAACTTGATTCAAAGCGATTGGATTAGGATATCAGAAAGCAGATATAATATTGCTTATAAACCGATGTCGATGCAATGGATATGTTTAAAACCTTAAATACTGAGGTATGGATGTATGTCCCTGAAAAACAGGATTTATCAACCCGGTCTGAAAGTCTGGGTATTTGTGAAGAAGAGAATCTCCCAAAGTCCTTAAGAAACCGGATAAATTAAAACACGATTGTGTGTTAATTTATCCTTACAGATCAATCGTCCCTTCTTATTTAATAAACAAGAATACAAGTTTTTGAAACCAGTATGTTTTCTCCTGTTGTAATCTGTATCATATAATTACCATGTGCGAAATTATTAACCGGAAAGACTGTTCTGGAATTCACAGATGTGTTAATTGTCCGGCTGAGAATCTGCCTGCCATGGAGATCAAAGATTCCCACCTTGACTGGTATCCCCGGCCTGAGTGATGTAATTTCCAGTTTACCGGATGAGAACCGTACTGCCGGTTTGAATGAAGTTTTACTCAGTGCGGACACAGAAGTCTGGAAACTGATCTCAAGCTTGTCGATATTAGGACCTCCATCGGCAGCATTTGAGGTGAAAGTTATTTCGTTTACACCCTGCTTCAAGGTAAGAGAGATCTCTTTCTGTTTCCATGTTGTCCATGCTCCGGTACTTTCAAATGTCTGGGAGGGAATTATTTCCTCTCCATTCAAACTGATAGAAAAACTTCTGGTAGAGGTAGTGCCGTTAGCGAAGGTAATTGTGATAGTTTTAAGTCCGGCGCTCTCAGTGTAGACCGGGATAGTAATGGATGATCCTGTTTGGTTATCAACATTGGCATAGCCTGTACCGGAAAACCCGGCGTTAACAGATTCCGCGACACCACGGTATATGTACGCATCTTCAGCCTCGTAAAGGTAGGGGTTCTCAGGGATAAATTGCGCAGTCAGGTTGACATTTTTATTCAGTGTGGAGATAGTATACGCTGCATCGGTTCCGGTATAATCTCCGTTCCATCCTGCAAATTTCCATCCCTTGCCCGCGGATGCCGTGAAAACAACCTGTGAGCCTTCCACCGCTTTTTCTCCTGAGGGTACCTGAGTGATACTTCCCAGACCTGATACTGCAGTGCTTATGTTATAGTAGGTTTTGTTATCAGCAATGAAAAATGCTGAAACCGTTTTATTGGAATTCATGGTCAGTACAGCAGGGTTACTGTTACCTGAAAGGTCTCCGCCCCAGTGGTCGAAAATAAAGCCCTCTTTTGGAGTTGCTGTCAGAGTTACATTTGCCCCGGAAGCGAATGCCCCGTTTGCAGGAGAGATTGTTCCTTCACCGGAAGTAACAGATGTGCTGAGGGAATACATCTGTGTACCACCTTGAAACAGTGCAGTATAGCTGATTTCACTGTTACTCATCTGGAAAGTATATCTGGTCTCGGTTGTAACGGTTTTCCCCGATTGATCAGCCCATCCCAGGAATTTTTCCCCGGAATTAGGCTTTACCTTTACAGTAATGGATACACCTTCCGGAAAAGTGGTGCCGCTTTCAGTAATCATTCCGGTGTTTGCCTTGTTGGACAGTACGTTTATTTTATATAACGGCTTTAGAAGCGCGGCCAGTCTGGCCATATCGGGATTGGATTGAAGCTCAGATATCCCGCTGCAGACAAATTTAGCCATGAAATTTGCACCCATCTCCTGAAAGTGCGTACCATCTGATGATCCATCGGGAAAATTGGGATATTCTCCTGCATCGAGGCCCAGATAGATAAATTTTGCGCAGTAGGTCGCACCAAGCCGTTTCTGAAGTTCAACTGATTTTTTCTCCAGGTCAATAAAGGGGACATTAAGTTCATTTGCCACATTAATCATCGCACCACGGTAGTTATTTGCCCCTTCACGGAATACTTCACGTACATTATTTCCATTCCATGCATTCATGTTCATAGGACTTATCAGTACAGGAATTGCACCCTTTGCGCGGGACTCTTGAACGTATTTGCGCAGGTACTCCTTGTACTGTGTGGTATCAGTGTATCTTTCTGCCTTTGAATAATCCCGGTCATTATGTCCGAACTGTATGAATACATACTCACCACTTTGTAAAGTAGATACAATCTCTGCCCAGCGCCCCTCCTGGTAAAAACTCCTGGTGCTGCGCCCTCCAATAGCTTTATTGTTGATTGTCACAGTCCCGGTTTTGAAGAATTGTCCGATTACCTGTCCCCAGCCGGCCTGAGGGTATTTGGATGACGCGTAGTTACAGACCGTGGAATCGCCGATAATAGTGATTTTAAGACTTGTCTGAGCCCAGACCATAATGGAAATGGCTGCCATAATTATAATGAGTGTCAGTCTCTTAAGTCCCGCTACCTTGAATTGATTAGAACTTTGATTTACAGATTTCATGGTTGATTTTCCTGATTATATGATTTGATCGATCTCAGCATAGGAAATAGAATTGATTTCTTAATTGTATTTAAAATATCTGTTAAGAAGAACAGGTAATTCAGATACAAGGCTGATCTTCTTTTGTTATGTTACTGTACAAACATGAGCCTCTGAACATTTGTAGAGTTCTCCATAGTTATATGTACTATGTAATTGCCGTTACGGAGATTTCCAAGTGGAAGCGATACTCTGGAATTGTTATCTGATCTGATATTCCAGCAGGAGATTTTCCGGCCGCTTATATTGTAAAGATCTACCCTGACTGGAACTGTCGGTCTTAGACATGTAATTTCCAGTTTACCTGATCTGATCTTGAAACTCGCTTTCTCGGATAAGTAACCTTTTGAAATCGAGGTCTGATTATCAATTTCAATTTTATCAATGTTTGGTCCGCCATCGGCAGCATTTGAAGTGAATTTTATTGTGTTTACTCCCTGTACGAGGGTAAGGGTAATTTCCTTCTTATTCCATGTTGTCCAGGCGCCTGTTACTTCAAATACCTGGGAAGCAATTACTTCTTCTCTATTTACATGGATAGTAAAGCTTCTTGCGGCAGTTGAACCGTTGGCAAATGTAATAGTGATAGTTCTCTGGCCTGCATGTTCCACATAGACTGGAATCTCTATGGATGAGCCGATTTTGTTGTCGACATTGGCATAACCGGTACCGGAAAATCCGGCATTAACCGATTCAGCTACACCATCGGTAATTATTGCGTCCTCAGCCTCGTAAAGGAAGAGATTCTCAGGGATAAAAAGTGCGGTGAGATCGATATTCTTATTCAGAGAGGAGATGATGTATTCTTCACCTGTTCCGGTGTAGTCCCCGCTCCAGCCCGCAAATTTCCATCCCTTGGAAGCAGTAGCTTTAAAACTGACTTGAGAACCTTCTGCGACTCTTGTTCCTGACGGTACTTGATCGATTCTTCCCAATCCTGAAATATGCGTATTTATGCTGAAATAAGTTTTGTTATCAGCAACGAAAACCGCAGATACAGTTTTGTTCGCATCCATAACTAACTTAACAGGATTGCTGCTCCCGGAAAGATCTCCTGTCCAGTGGTCAAAGATATACCCGGTTGCAGCATTTGCGGACAGTGTAACTGTAT
Above is a genomic segment from Fibrobacter sp. containing:
- a CDS encoding LamG domain-containing protein, coding for MRHFYNAIPLLLLFVSCLNLSEEYGTRTVTVFSTQGGEITPTMKVFKGGQTFFFNPDKDYVVYDIRVNGVSYGAVRSVWFDPLHVDETSKDTIVALFMPAPVAHWSFDSSKQNTFYDVSGNGHNAVDSNKANLQLVNGVKGKAIHMSGDQFRIKVPGTKDKFDSPTFSVALWFRSDSSFLASANWKNLKKIFHYCSGHNGLMLGVNWDGLFAFAVDGPESQDEWLYSKSILEKEIWYYCVVTYNYQDVNIYINGKKENGKTMRKYTSSEVDLGIGNTAYGEDMGRFNGYMDEIRLFDTVLDSAFIAAEYEYLIPED
- a CDS encoding carbohydrate-binding protein, translating into MKSVNQSSNQFKVAGLKRLTLIIIMAAISIMVWAQTSLKITIIGDSTVCNYASSKYPQAGWGQVIGQFFKTGTVTINNKAIGGRSTRSFYQEGRWAEIVSTLQSGEYVFIQFGHNDRDYSKAERYTDTTQYKEYLRKYVQESRAKGAIPVLISPMNMNAWNGNNVREVFREGANNYRGAMINVANELNVPFIDLEKKSVELQKRLGATYCAKFIYLGLDAGEYPNFPDGSSDGTHFQEMGANFMAKFVCSGISELQSNPDMARLAALLKPLYKINVLSNKANTGMITESGTTFPEGVSITVKVKPNSGEKFLGWADQSGKTVTTETRYTFQMSNSEISYTALFQGGTQMYSLSTSVTSGEGTISPANGAFASGANVTLTATPKEGFIFDHWGGDLSGNSNPAVLTMNSNKTVSAFFIADNKTYYNISTAVSGLGSITQVPSGEKAVEGSQVVFTASAGKGWKFAGWNGDYTGTDAAYTISTLNKNVNLTAQFIPENPYLYEAEDAYIYRGVAESVNAGFSGTGYANVDNQTGSSITIPVYTESAGLKTITITFANGTTSTRSFSISLNGEEIIPSQTFESTGAWTTWKQKEISLTLKQGVNEITFTSNAADGGPNIDKLEISFQTSVSALSKTSFKPAVRFSSGKLEITSLRPGIPVKVGIFDLHGRQILSRTINTSVNSRTVFPVNNFAHGNYMIQITTGENILVSKTCILVY